The DNA window CAACCAGGTGATGGCCCGAAGCCGGTAGCGTAGTGGCGTCGTAGAACCACTTCTCGTGTGCGATGGGAAGCGTGATGGAGTGCATGCGGGGATCAGTTTCAGGGAGCGCTGACCGTGCAGGACGAGGCCAATGCCTTGAAGCGTTCGATCCGGCGTTTCTGCCGATGTCAGTGCGTGCTGATCGATGCGCCCGCCGTCGCCGATCCTTTGTCCACCGCTGCCATTTCCGGACCCAATCGTCGCCGGAACAGGCTCACCGTCATCCCATAACACAGGTGAGCTAGTTCGGGGTCGTACCGGTGCCCCTCGTCGCGCAGGAACGCGTGCTGGCCATTGAACTCGTGCCAGGTGAAGTTCAGGTTCGCGTCGGCCATCGCGTCGTACACTAACCGTCGACCTTCGCGGGGGACGTGTGGATCCTGCCGGCCCCAGATCATCATGATCTCTCCCTTGATCTCCTTCACCCGGTCGAGCGAGTTGTCGTTCATCCCTTTGGCGAGCGACCGCTTGTGGATGTCGGTCGCGTAGAAGCAGACGGCCGCCTCGACGTCGGCGTTCATCGCCGCGCGGAACGCCAGGTGCCCGCCGATGCAGATGCCGACGGTCCCCAGTCGTCCGGTGCACGCCGGGTGCGTCTTGAGGTAGTCAAGTGCGGCCCGCGCGTCGGCGTCGTAGCTGGCCAGCTCCTTGGCGACCTTGTGCCTGTTGCCGCGATCGGCGCCGGCGGTGTCATACGGAATCACCACGCCCGGCTGCGACTCAAGCTCGTGGAATACCTCGGGCACGGCGACGACAAACCCGTGCCCGGCGAGCAACGCAGCCGTCCGGTGAATCGGACCGGTCACCTGGAAAATCTCCGAGAACAGCACAACGCCCGGATACCGCCGCGTCTGATCCGCCGGCCGCAGGATGTACGTCCGCATGGAGCCGTAGGGCGTGGTAAGGTCGGCGTGTTCGTTGTCGGTGATGGTCATGGGTGACAGTATACTGGTCTTACGCGTCGCCACGGTGCCGCGTGGCCGACCGACGTTCGAGGGAAAGCAATGCCGATCCGACTCGAAGAGTATGCCTCCATGTCCTGGCAGGCTGCGACATTCTGGATCTCGGTGATCAATGTCATCCAGTTTGCCGCGGCGCTGATCGTCGGCGAACTTCTGATTCGGCTCTATCGGTCCCGCCCCGTTACACCGCCACCCAAACCGCTCGAAGCAATCGAGGTCGTCCTGGCCATCGCCTGCCTCGTGCTGAACATCGTCGTCGGAGTCACCGGCTGGCTGCTGTGGCGAGCGGGATGGATCCGCGTTTCGGCAGAGACGGGATGGCGGGTGGTCCTCGATGTCATCGTTCTGCTGATCGCGATGGACCTGGCGATGTACGTTTTTCACCGCATCGCCCATCACCCGCTGCTATACGGGCCGCTGCACAGCGCGCATCACAAGTACGACAACCCGCGCCCGCTCGACCTCTTCGTGCTCAACCCGGTCGAAGTGCTCGGCTTCGGCGCGCTCTGGATCGGCGTCCTGATGCTCTACCCGGCGACCTGGATCGGCATCATCGTCTTCCTGACCCTGAACCTGATCTTCGGCACACTCGGACACCTGGGCGTCGAACCCTTCCCGGCATCATGGTCTAAACTGCCGGTCGTACGGTTCCTCGGTTCGAGCACGTTCCACGCCGACCATCACCTCAACGGCAGGGTGAACTACGGCTTCTACAGCAACATCTGGGATCGCCTGTTCGGCACTGCCGGCCCGCGATGACCTAAATCCACTGGCTCTTCGCCTGCCGCAATACCTTACGCGATTCCTTCAGCATCTCGCCGCGCGTCCGCGCCAATAGCAGCTTGATGTCGGCTTCACCCAGCCCCAACTTCTTACCGGCGCGATGCAGAATCTTCGCCTCGCCCGGCGTGATCTTTCCGTCGGCGAGCGCCGTGCGGGCCATGTCGGCCAGATGCCGGCGGGCTTCGCCTTCATTAGCGGGCGGCGTGAGGTCGAGCGAGCCTGCCTCGGCCGCGGAGATATACTCCTCCAGCCGAATCTTCGGCACGCCGTAACGCCGGGCGGCGGCACGAAGGATGTCCCGCTCTTCGCCGGAAACGTTGCCATCGGCGGCGGTCATGTAGGCCATCCAGCGGAGCGTCGACGCCGCCGACGACCCGGTCAGATTGTCGAACTCACCCAGCCACGATTCCCCGGTCGGCGTCTCGCTACGGTCCTGCTGGCTTCCCGGCAGCCGGCGGAGCAAGTCCTGGCCGTGTTCCGAATGCAGCGGCACCATCTCGGCCAGCGCCCACTGCTGTGTGCCGAGGTTCAGCGGCGTTCCACAGTGCCCGCAGTTGGCCGCCGATCCGCCGACCTCCGGCGCGCCGCACGACGGGCAATGTGCCGACGCGATGGACTGATCCGGGTTGGTCCGCGCCGCCGGTGAGCGGCCGAGCACGAACAGCGTATTGGTCACCGCCGACTTGTCGCCACGCCGCGGCTTCTGTCCCGGCGGCAGGCGTTTAAACGTGTGTCCCTGCCAGCGGACATTGACCAGCGCCAGATCGAGCGGCGGCTGATTGGCGTGCGGGCTGGCGTCCTGCCCGGTGTCCTGCGCATCGGCCGCGCCCGACGCCGGCAGCACGCCCAGCAGATCGACCGCGCCGACGGCACACTCGCCGAAGTAGTGCGTGGGAGACGGTGCCAGCGGCGCCGAATCGGCCGCCGGCGATCGAAGCTGCGACTCGTATTTCGCCACGAACGCCGGCAACGCCACCTTCGCCAGCGGCGTGGCCGACGCCAACCGATCCGCCGCCGCCCATCGCCAGTAGATGACCGAGGCGCGATCCTCCAGTTCCTGCGGGTTGAAGTCCTTGTCGCGCTCGCGGATCGCCGAAACACCGGGGATGCTGTGGCCCTTCCGCGGTTCCCACTCGTACTGCTGCGTGATCTCCGCCAGCACCCAGTCGTACTGGCCCGACCGCAGCAGGGCACCGCAGTAGGTGCAGTTGGCGGCCTGGTTCATCTCGATCGGCCCGCCGCAGTTGGGGCAGTTGCCCTCCATCAGCCCCGGCTTGGCCAGCTTCGTCTTGGCGCCGCGCCGGCGGAGAAACGACCAGACCTCGACAAACTCCCCGGCGGCCCTGGTTCCCGAGATCGGCCGGCCGGTCTGCAGGTCCACATTCTGGTCCGATGCCGATGCCTCGATGCGAACCGACACCTCGTCGAAGACCTCGCCGGACTGGGCATTGGCGATATGGCTCCTGCGGACGACGACGTCCTTCATCTCGTTGCGATAGCCGAGCGCTCGCTGCTCGTCGAACTGGAGCGAGAACCGCTCGTAGACCGCGTCGGAGATGAACGCGCGAACGTCCGACAGGTTCTGGTTGCTCCATGCGTGCTGGATGCGCACGAACGCGCCGCGGACACGGTGCAGAAAGCGATCGGTGTCGAACGCCGGATCGTTGGTGCGAATCGCCGTCGCGTATTGCGGCATGCGGGAGCGATCCTCCGCGGCCACGCCCCGGCGGATGATGGAACTGTCGTAGGAGTTCTTACCGGCGTAGGTCGAGTAGACAAAAAACCCGATGATCAGCAGCACCAGCGGGATGCCGACATAGGGGACTTCGATTACCAGTCGGATGAGCTGAAAAAG is part of the Humisphaera borealis genome and encodes:
- a CDS encoding sterol desaturase family protein, whose product is MPIRLEEYASMSWQAATFWISVINVIQFAAALIVGELLIRLYRSRPVTPPPKPLEAIEVVLAIACLVLNIVVGVTGWLLWRAGWIRVSAETGWRVVLDVIVLLIAMDLAMYVFHRIAHHPLLYGPLHSAHHKYDNPRPLDLFVLNPVEVLGFGALWIGVLMLYPATWIGIIVFLTLNLIFGTLGHLGVEPFPASWSKLPVVRFLGSSTFHADHHLNGRVNYGFYSNIWDRLFGTAGPR
- a CDS encoding dienelactone hydrolase family protein — protein: MTITDNEHADLTTPYGSMRTYILRPADQTRRYPGVVLFSEIFQVTGPIHRTAALLAGHGFVVAVPEVFHELESQPGVVIPYDTAGADRGNRHKVAKELASYDADARAALDYLKTHPACTGRLGTVGICIGGHLAFRAAMNADVEAAVCFYATDIHKRSLAKGMNDNSLDRVKEIKGEIMMIWGRQDPHVPREGRRLVYDAMADANLNFTWHEFNGQHAFLRDEGHRYDPELAHLCYGMTVSLFRRRLGPEMAAVDKGSATAGASISTH
- a CDS encoding TIM44-like domain-containing protein yields the protein MREPRLHSRHWAWLWPIGLVAAVAAIALAIAEPALARAGGGQGYSGGGGGGGGGRSGGGGSGGGGGDAGALIWLLFQLIRLVIEVPYVGIPLVLLIIGFFVYSTYAGKNSYDSSIIRRGVAAEDRSRMPQYATAIRTNDPAFDTDRFLHRVRGAFVRIQHAWSNQNLSDVRAFISDAVYERFSLQFDEQRALGYRNEMKDVVVRRSHIANAQSGEVFDEVSVRIEASASDQNVDLQTGRPISGTRAAGEFVEVWSFLRRRGAKTKLAKPGLMEGNCPNCGGPIEMNQAANCTYCGALLRSGQYDWVLAEITQQYEWEPRKGHSIPGVSAIRERDKDFNPQELEDRASVIYWRWAAADRLASATPLAKVALPAFVAKYESQLRSPAADSAPLAPSPTHYFGECAVGAVDLLGVLPASGAADAQDTGQDASPHANQPPLDLALVNVRWQGHTFKRLPPGQKPRRGDKSAVTNTLFVLGRSPAARTNPDQSIASAHCPSCGAPEVGGSAANCGHCGTPLNLGTQQWALAEMVPLHSEHGQDLLRRLPGSQQDRSETPTGESWLGEFDNLTGSSAASTLRWMAYMTAADGNVSGEERDILRAAARRYGVPKIRLEEYISAAEAGSLDLTPPANEGEARRHLADMARTALADGKITPGEAKILHRAGKKLGLGEADIKLLLARTRGEMLKESRKVLRQAKSQWI